A stretch of Girardinichthys multiradiatus isolate DD_20200921_A chromosome 20, DD_fGirMul_XY1, whole genome shotgun sequence DNA encodes these proteins:
- the LOC124857371 gene encoding 5'-AMP-activated protein kinase subunit gamma-1-like produces MECIPVTIDDLEGKKDLIIEEREQNVYTRFMKSHRCYDLVPTSSKLVVFDTSLQVKKAFFALVSNGVRAAPLWDSKKQCFVGMLTITDFINILHRYYKSPLVQIYEVEEHKIETWREVYLQDSFKPLVCISPNASLYDAVSSLLRNKIHRLPVIDPLTGNTLYILTHKRILKFLKLFISEMPRPSFLSQTLEELNIGTFKNIAVVRTDTPLYTALGIFVEQRVSALPVVDDKGRVVDIYSKFDVINLAAEKTYNNLDVTVTKALQHRSQYFEGVLTCNRHETLEAIINRLVEAEVHRLVVVDEHEVVKGIVSLSDILQALVLTDGEEGTTLGSN; encoded by the exons ATGGAGTGT ATTCCAGTAACCATTGACGATCTTGAAGGCAAAAAGGACCTAATCATTGAAG aacGAGAGCAGAATGTTTACACCAGGTTTATGAAGTCCCATCGCTGTTATGACCTCGTACCTACTAGTTCCAAATTAGTGGTGTTTGATACTTCACTGCAG GTGAAGAAGGCGTTCTTTGCTCTCGTTTCAAATGGGGTAAGAGCGGCTCCTCTTTGGGACAGCAAGAAGCAGTGCTTTGTTG GTATGCTAACGATCACAGACTTCATCAACATTCTTCATCGCTATTACAAGTCTCCCTTG gTTCAGATATACGAGGTGGAAGAGCACAAAATTGAAACATGGAGAG AGGTGTACCTTCAAGACTCTTTCAAGCCTTTAGTTTGCATATCTCCCAATGCAAG TTTGTATGATGCAGTATCGTCTCTGCTGAGGAACAAGATCCACAGATTGCCTGTAATCGACCCTCTGACGGGGAACACACTGTATATCCTCACACACAAGAGGATTCTTAAATTCTTGAAGCTTTTT ATATCAGAGATGCCAAGACCCTCATTCTTGAGTCAAACCTTAGAGGAACTGAACATTGGGACGTTCAAAAACATAGCAGTGGTCCGCACAGACACCCCTCTGTACACGGCGCTGGGTATTTTTGTGGAGCAGCGAGTATCTGCGCTCCCTGTTGTGGATGATAAAG GACGAGTGGTGGACATATACTCAAAATTTGATGTTATA AATCTGGCTGCGGAGAAGACGTACAACAACCTGGATGTGACCGTGACCAAAGCCTTACAGCACCGCTCGCAGTACTTTGAGGGAGTTCTGACCTGCAACAGGCACGAAACCCTAGAAGCCATCATCAACAGACTGGTAGAGGCTGAG GTTCACAGACTAGTGGTGGTAGATGAGCACGAAGTGGTGAAGGGAATCGTCTCCCTTTCTGATATCCTCCAGGCACTAGTGTTGACTGATGGAGAAGAGG GCACAACTTTAGGGAGTAATTAG